CTTGATCCCAGATCCGGGATTGGGGGCCTTCCATCACCTCATCAGTGATTTCCTCACCCCGGTGGGCCGGTAAACAATGGAGCACGATCGCCCCTGGGGCTGCATATTGCATCAGTTCCGCATTCACCTGATAAGGCTGAAACAGGGGAATGCGGCTTTCGGCAGAGTCCTCCTGACCCATGCTGGCCCAGACATCGGTGTAGATGACGTGGGCTCCCTTGACTGCAGCCACCGGGTCATCGGTGAGGCCCACTTCCGAGCGATCGCCCGCCAGTGCGCGGGCCTGCGCCACCACCGCAGCCTGGGGTTGAAAATCTGAGGGAGTAGCTACGTTGAGATGCATACCCGTGAGGGCACAACCCAGCATCAAGGAGTGGGCCACATTATTGCCATCCCCCAGATAGGTAACGGTGAGGGACTCCAGGGATCCGAAGCATTCCTGAATCGTCAGCAAATCGGCCAAGATTTGGCAGGGGTGTTCCAGGTCACTCAGGGCATTGATGACGGGAATGTGGGCATATTGGGCAAACATTTCCAGGTCTGCCTGATCAAAAGTACGAATGGCCATAATATCGACGTATCGATCGAGGACTCTGGCTGTATCAGCCAGGGGCTCCCCGCGTCCTACCTGGGTCACATTGGGGTTGAGGTCAATCACCTGACCGCCCAGTTGATACATGGCCACGGAGAAACTGACTCGGGTACGGGTAGAGGCTTTATAAAACAGCAATCCCAAAACTTTGCGGCATTCGGGAGCAATCTGACCGGTTTTCATCTGAATTGCCAGATCTAGTAACTCTTGGACCTCATCCGCATTCAGGTCAGCCAAACTCAATAAATCGCGCCCTTTTAGTGCTCCCATGATCATCCCCA
The nucleotide sequence above comes from Leptolyngbya sp. 'hensonii'. Encoded proteins:
- the argF gene encoding ornithine carbamoyltransferase, translating into MGALKGRDLLSLADLNADEVQELLDLAIQMKTGQIAPECRKVLGLLFYKASTRTRVSFSVAMYQLGGQVIDLNPNVTQVGRGEPLADTARVLDRYVDIMAIRTFDQADLEMFAQYAHIPVINALSDLEHPCQILADLLTIQECFGSLESLTVTYLGDGNNVAHSLMLGCALTGMHLNVATPSDFQPQAAVVAQARALAGDRSEVGLTDDPVAAVKGAHVIYTDVWASMGQEDSAESRIPLFQPYQVNAELMQYAAPGAIVLHCLPAHRGEEITDEVMEGPQSRIWDQAENRMHAQKALLYSLL